In a genomic window of Sphingomonas lutea:
- a CDS encoding hemerythrin domain-containing protein, producing the protein MATRTQNRSSNRTSSRSGASRSTGDKSRSESRSSNSRSAFSWGDNAGPLIGAALAGVVIGVAANFGRKAIMQGMEASAGEWDEILATEHEMALAIFDKMLATDESQTFKRKMLLMKLTHALDKHAHQEEMVVYPALREAGILVEADQLEAEHGEVKTFLYRLQQMGPDAPNWLETVREFRAAVSQHAHMEEEQVFPNFKKDLNEEQDARITSLVNRDGFWMT; encoded by the coding sequence ATGGCGACGCGTACCCAAAATCGTTCCTCGAACCGCACGTCCAGCCGGTCCGGCGCCTCCCGCAGCACTGGTGACAAGAGCCGCTCGGAAAGTCGGAGCAGCAACAGCCGCAGCGCCTTTTCCTGGGGCGACAACGCCGGACCGCTGATCGGTGCGGCATTGGCCGGCGTAGTCATCGGGGTTGCAGCCAACTTCGGCCGCAAGGCGATCATGCAGGGCATGGAAGCCAGTGCAGGCGAATGGGACGAAATCCTCGCCACCGAGCATGAAATGGCGCTTGCCATCTTCGACAAGATGTTGGCGACGGACGAAAGCCAGACGTTCAAGCGCAAGATGCTTCTGATGAAGCTGACCCATGCGCTCGACAAGCATGCGCACCAGGAAGAAATGGTCGTTTATCCCGCGCTGCGCGAGGCCGGCATCCTGGTCGAGGCCGACCAGCTGGAAGCCGAGCATGGCGAGGTGAAGACGTTCCTCTACCGGCTCCAACAGATGGGCCCGGACGCGCCCAACTGGCTGGAAACGGTGCGCGAATTCCGCGCCGCTGTGTCGCAACACGCGCACATGGAAGAGGAACAGGTCTTCCCCAATTTCAAGAAGGACCTGAACGAGGAGCAGGATGCGCGCATCACCAGCCTCGTCAACCGTGACGGCTTCTGGATGACGTAA
- a CDS encoding GFA family protein, with amino-acid sequence MRGAVAVTGSIARFHLLAGADHLATYRFNTGVAEHHFCRTCGIYTHHKRRSNPDQFGINVACLNGLSPFDFREIVVFDGERHPSDDPQHRSRVAGVLRYEPADG; translated from the coding sequence ATGCGCGGCGCGGTTGCGGTAACCGGCAGCATCGCCAGATTCCATCTGCTCGCGGGCGCCGATCACCTCGCCACCTATCGTTTCAACACGGGCGTGGCGGAGCATCATTTCTGCCGCACCTGCGGCATATACACGCATCATAAGCGCCGATCGAACCCCGACCAGTTCGGCATCAACGTCGCGTGCCTCAATGGCCTGTCGCCATTCGATTTTCGCGAAATCGTCGTCTTCGACGGCGAGCGGCACCCATCCGACGACCCGCAGCACCGCAGCCGTGTCGCGGGCGTCTTGCGCTACGAGCCCGCCGACGGCTGA
- a CDS encoding FAD-dependent oxidoreductase has product MTSEREADLIVVGGGPAGVMTGLLFARAGVSTKVVEKHADFFRDFRGDTVHPSTMEILDQLGLLGKFLQRPHNRVNKAQLRIEGRDWTIGDLSHLSTPAPFIAMMPQWDFLDFLRDEAERFPAFDLVMDEAVIGFVEEGGRVTGVRYASGREERAGRLVIAADGRASLVRRLGMLPMETLGAPIDVLWFKLPKTDDGGDALRGSVNPGRIVVLIDRDDYWQAAFVIGKGEEAAVRAKGLGWLRGEVEGAFPDLRFEGAFLERDEDVKLLSVAVDRLRQWSRPGLLAIGDAAHAMSPIGGIGINLAIQDAVAAANILAAPMAAGENVDPLLHQVQQRRLLPTRIIQAGQVAAQDRIIGPVLSGGTVRAPRLVRLLDRFPLLRRIPGRIIGLGIRREQVRSPAA; this is encoded by the coding sequence ATGACGTCAGAACGCGAAGCGGACCTGATTGTCGTCGGGGGCGGACCGGCGGGCGTGATGACAGGCCTGCTGTTCGCGCGTGCCGGCGTGTCCACCAAAGTGGTCGAAAAGCACGCCGACTTCTTCCGCGATTTCCGCGGCGACACCGTCCACCCGTCGACCATGGAAATCCTCGACCAGCTTGGCCTGTTGGGGAAATTTCTCCAGCGCCCGCATAACCGCGTGAACAAAGCCCAGCTGCGGATCGAGGGGCGAGACTGGACGATCGGCGACCTTTCGCACTTGTCGACGCCGGCACCGTTCATCGCGATGATGCCGCAATGGGACTTCCTCGATTTCCTGCGTGACGAAGCCGAGCGCTTTCCTGCCTTCGATCTAGTGATGGACGAAGCAGTTATTGGCTTTGTCGAGGAGGGCGGGCGAGTCACCGGCGTGCGCTACGCATCGGGACGGGAGGAGCGGGCAGGGCGCCTGGTGATCGCGGCGGATGGGCGTGCATCGCTCGTTCGCCGGCTCGGGATGCTGCCGATGGAAACGCTTGGCGCCCCAATCGACGTCCTGTGGTTCAAGCTTCCCAAGACCGATGACGGCGGCGATGCCTTGCGCGGATCGGTCAATCCCGGGCGGATCGTCGTGCTGATCGACCGCGACGATTATTGGCAGGCGGCGTTCGTCATCGGCAAGGGCGAGGAAGCCGCAGTTCGCGCCAAGGGGTTGGGGTGGCTGCGCGGCGAGGTCGAGGGCGCTTTCCCCGATCTGCGCTTTGAAGGCGCCTTCCTGGAGCGCGACGAAGACGTCAAATTGCTGAGCGTCGCGGTCGATCGGCTGCGGCAATGGTCGCGTCCCGGCTTGCTGGCGATCGGCGATGCCGCCCACGCGATGAGCCCGATCGGTGGGATTGGTATCAACCTTGCGATCCAGGACGCGGTTGCGGCGGCCAACATCCTCGCCGCGCCAATGGCCGCGGGCGAAAACGTCGACCCGCTCCTGCACCAGGTGCAGCAACGCCGCCTGCTGCCGACGCGGATCATCCAGGCGGGCCAGGTCGCCGCGCAGGATCGGATCATCGGACCGGTGCTGAGCGGCGGAACCGTGCGCGCCCCGCGCCTCGTCCGCTTGCTCGACCGCTTTCCATTGCTGCGCCGGATCCCCGGCCGAATCATCGGCCTCGGCATCCGCCGCGAGCAGGTGCGCTCGCCGGCGGCCTAG
- a CDS encoding NADP-dependent isocitrate dehydrogenase yields the protein MSKIKVKNPVVELDGDEMTRIIWQWIRERLIQPYLDVELLYFDLSVENRDATDDQVTIDAANAIKQHGVGVKCATITPDEARVEEFGLKKMWKSPNGTIRNILNGVVFREPIVIANVPRLIPGWTDPIVVGRHAFGDQYKATDFKVPGKGKLTMRWQGEDGQVIEEEVFDFPDAGVAMGMYNLDESIRAFARASFNYGLNRGWPVYLSTKNTILKAYDGRFKDIFEEIFESEFKDKFAEAKIEYQHRLIDDMVASALKWSGKFIWACKNYDGDVQSDLVAQGFGSLGLMTSVLMTPDGKTIEAEAAHGTVTRHYRMHQQGKATSTNPIASIFAWTRGLIYRGQFDGTPEVVRFAETLERVCVETVEGGQMTKDLAILVGPDQAWMTTEQFFEAIVQNLETAMAEEGVAA from the coding sequence ATGTCCAAGATCAAGGTGAAGAACCCCGTCGTCGAGCTCGACGGCGACGAAATGACCCGCATCATCTGGCAATGGATTCGCGAACGGCTGATCCAGCCCTATCTCGATGTCGAGTTGCTCTACTTCGATCTGTCGGTCGAAAATCGCGACGCCACCGATGACCAGGTCACGATCGACGCGGCCAATGCGATCAAGCAGCACGGCGTCGGCGTCAAATGCGCGACGATCACGCCCGACGAGGCGCGGGTCGAGGAATTCGGCCTCAAGAAGATGTGGAAATCGCCGAACGGGACGATCCGCAACATCCTCAACGGCGTCGTCTTTCGCGAACCGATCGTCATCGCCAACGTGCCGCGCCTGATCCCCGGCTGGACCGACCCGATCGTGGTCGGCCGCCATGCGTTCGGCGACCAGTATAAGGCGACCGATTTCAAAGTGCCGGGCAAGGGCAAGCTGACGATGCGCTGGCAGGGCGAGGACGGCCAGGTGATCGAGGAGGAAGTGTTCGACTTCCCCGACGCCGGGGTTGCCATGGGCATGTACAACCTCGACGAATCGATCCGCGCCTTTGCGCGAGCCAGCTTCAACTACGGCCTCAATCGCGGCTGGCCGGTCTATCTGTCGACCAAGAACACCATCCTCAAAGCTTATGACGGCCGGTTCAAGGATATCTTCGAGGAAATTTTCGAAAGCGAATTCAAGGATAAGTTCGCCGAAGCGAAGATCGAATATCAGCATCGACTAATCGATGACATGGTCGCCTCCGCGCTCAAGTGGAGCGGCAAGTTCATCTGGGCGTGCAAGAATTACGATGGCGACGTCCAGTCCGACCTGGTGGCGCAGGGCTTCGGCAGCCTTGGCCTGATGACCTCGGTGCTGATGACTCCCGACGGCAAGACGATCGAAGCCGAAGCCGCGCACGGCACGGTCACGCGCCACTATCGCATGCACCAGCAGGGCAAGGCGACCTCGACCAACCCGATCGCGTCGATTTTCGCCTGGACGCGCGGCCTCATCTACCGCGGCCAGTTCGACGGCACGCCCGAGGTCGTGCGCTTCGCCGAAACGCTCGAGCGCGTGTGCGTCGAGACCGTTGAAGGCGGTCAGATGACCAAGGATCTCGCGATCCTCGTCGGGCCCGACCAGGCGTGGATGACGACCGAGCAATTCTTCGAAGCAATCGTCCAGAACCTCGAGACCGCGATGGCCGAGGAAGGCGTGGCCGCCTAG
- a CDS encoding DUF2945 domain-containing protein: MAKSVKVGDKVKWKSSGGGSTGKVVKKLTSPRMIKGHKVAASKDNPEYLVETNEGKQAAHKAEALTKAR; encoded by the coding sequence ATGGCGAAATCGGTCAAGGTCGGCGACAAGGTCAAATGGAAATCGAGCGGCGGCGGCTCGACCGGAAAAGTGGTCAAGAAACTGACCTCGCCGCGCATGATCAAGGGCCACAAGGTCGCGGCGTCTAAGGACAATCCCGAATATCTCGTCGAGACAAATGAGGGCAAGCAGGCCGCGCACAAGGCGGAAGCGCTGACCAAGGCGCGCTAG
- the dnaE gene encoding DNA polymerase III subunit alpha, which yields MLEGAMEPKTVAERAAALGFPAIALTDRNGLYGAMPFGDACVAKGVQPIIGATLAIARPEDLGGVGAIDWLILLAKDETGYANLAKLVSAAHLDRPLEQVPHVPLEMLERLSEGLIALTAGNEGALARLLADGQRAQAEHYLDRLQQMFAGRLYIEIVRRNDPIEDAAEAALIDLAYARDLPIVATNPAAYADQTFHAAHDAMLCIAHSAYVESAERITSSPDAWLKDGILMGELFADLPEALANTAVIAKRCAVAAPKRKPILPRLGDDEDEQLRRDAHAGLEARLAGRPMEERAGYAERLDFELDVIIGMGFAGYFLIVADFIKWAKANDIPVGPGRGSGAGSVVAWALTITDLDPLALGLLFERFLNPERVSMPDFDIDFCETHRDKVIAYVQQKYGRDRVAQIITFGRLKARAVLKDTGRVLQMSYGHVDRLAKLVPNHPTDPWTLDRALKEVPELRNEYRDARDVKRLFDLAMKLEGLPRHSSTHAAGVVIGDRPLDELVPLYRDPRSDMPVTQFDMKYVEAAGLVKFDFLGLKTLSVLQEGKRLLAEQGVEVDFATLPWDDPAVYELLQRGDTVGVFQLESEGMRRTLASVRPTAFGDIIALVALYRPGPMDNIGMFGDRKNGRATIEYPHPLLEGILAETYGIFVYQEQVMQAAQILAGYSLGSADLLRRAMGKKIKAEMDAQRASFVEGCGTHNNIPPAKANELFDLIDKFAGYGFNKSHAAAYALVAYQTAWLKAHHRAEFYAASMSFDTATTDKLALFTEDMRRGGTDCLRPDINASHAHFTVEDGPEGNSVRYALGALKGVGEKAMDALVEERARKGPFRSLEDFAARVDPRLLNRRQLESLAGAGAFDSINPNRPVVFTAAETILAHATSAHEQRESGQAALFGGASEELAPIRLPRDAAWTLAQRMAAERESFGFYFSAHPVDAHKHLLAAHKVRTFAELGEVRIAEGERAGACMAALIEDARWRTSARGRRYMMVTASDPSGQFLATAFDDDVCAALEAAARSGACGLLSCELDRRAGDEAPRVTIKRIQPLEGLAKSTRLRMTVRLNDAGAAPALGDILAGSRGGNGSVRIIVSIATGGEAHILAGRDFALDAELALKIERIAGEGNVDLSVQEPPKLALVG from the coding sequence ATGCTCGAAGGCGCGATGGAGCCAAAGACCGTCGCCGAGCGCGCCGCTGCGCTCGGCTTTCCCGCCATCGCACTGACCGACCGCAACGGCCTTTATGGTGCAATGCCGTTTGGGGACGCCTGCGTTGCCAAGGGAGTCCAGCCGATCATCGGCGCGACCCTCGCGATTGCCCGCCCCGAGGACCTCGGCGGCGTCGGCGCGATCGACTGGCTTATCCTGCTGGCGAAGGACGAAACCGGCTATGCCAACCTCGCCAAGCTGGTCTCCGCGGCCCATCTCGATCGGCCGCTCGAGCAAGTGCCGCATGTCCCGCTGGAGATGCTGGAGCGATTGTCGGAGGGGCTGATCGCGTTGACCGCCGGCAATGAAGGTGCGCTCGCGCGGCTGCTTGCGGATGGGCAGCGAGCGCAGGCGGAGCATTATCTCGACCGGCTGCAGCAGATGTTCGCCGGCCGCCTGTACATCGAAATCGTGCGCCGTAACGATCCGATCGAGGATGCGGCCGAGGCGGCCTTGATCGACCTGGCTTATGCGCGAGACCTGCCGATCGTCGCGACCAACCCGGCGGCCTATGCGGACCAAACCTTCCACGCCGCGCACGACGCCATGCTGTGCATCGCCCATTCGGCCTATGTCGAAAGTGCCGAGCGCATCACCTCTTCGCCTGACGCATGGCTGAAGGATGGCATATTGATGGGCGAGTTGTTCGCCGATCTTCCCGAGGCCCTCGCCAACACCGCGGTCATCGCCAAGCGGTGCGCGGTCGCCGCGCCCAAGCGCAAGCCGATCCTTCCGCGGCTCGGCGATGACGAGGACGAGCAGCTGCGCCGCGATGCCCACGCGGGTCTCGAGGCGCGCCTAGCCGGTCGCCCGATGGAAGAGCGCGCGGGCTATGCCGAGCGGCTCGATTTCGAGCTCGACGTGATCATCGGCATGGGCTTTGCCGGCTACTTCCTGATCGTCGCCGACTTCATCAAATGGGCCAAGGCCAACGACATTCCCGTCGGGCCCGGCCGCGGGTCCGGCGCGGGCTCGGTCGTCGCCTGGGCGCTGACCATCACCGACCTCGATCCGCTGGCGCTGGGCCTGCTGTTCGAACGCTTCCTCAACCCCGAACGCGTGTCGATGCCCGACTTCGACATCGATTTCTGCGAAACGCATCGCGACAAGGTGATCGCTTACGTCCAGCAGAAATACGGCCGTGACCGCGTCGCGCAGATCATCACCTTCGGGCGCTTGAAGGCCCGCGCGGTGCTCAAGGATACCGGCCGCGTGCTGCAGATGAGCTATGGCCACGTCGACCGGCTCGCCAAGCTCGTCCCCAACCATCCGACCGATCCGTGGACGCTCGACCGTGCGCTCAAGGAAGTGCCCGAGCTGCGCAACGAATATCGCGACGCGCGCGACGTCAAACGCCTGTTCGACCTGGCCATGAAGCTGGAGGGCCTGCCGCGCCACAGCTCGACCCACGCGGCGGGGGTGGTGATCGGCGACCGCCCGCTCGACGAGCTCGTGCCGCTCTACCGCGACCCGCGCTCCGACATGCCGGTGACTCAGTTCGACATGAAATATGTCGAGGCGGCCGGGCTGGTGAAGTTCGACTTCCTCGGTCTCAAGACTCTGTCGGTGCTCCAGGAAGGCAAGCGCCTGCTCGCCGAGCAGGGGGTCGAGGTCGATTTCGCGACGCTGCCCTGGGACGATCCGGCGGTTTATGAATTGCTTCAGCGCGGCGACACGGTCGGCGTGTTCCAGCTGGAATCCGAAGGGATGCGGCGCACGCTTGCTTCCGTCCGACCCACTGCGTTCGGCGACATCATCGCGCTCGTTGCGCTCTACCGGCCGGGCCCGATGGACAATATCGGCATGTTTGGCGACCGTAAGAATGGGCGTGCGACGATCGAATATCCGCACCCCTTACTCGAAGGCATTTTGGCCGAAACCTACGGCATCTTCGTCTATCAAGAACAGGTGATGCAGGCGGCGCAGATCCTCGCCGGATACTCGCTCGGCAGTGCCGATCTGCTACGTCGCGCGATGGGCAAGAAGATCAAGGCGGAGATGGACGCCCAGCGCGCGAGCTTTGTTGAGGGCTGCGGCACGCACAACAATATCCCGCCGGCCAAGGCGAACGAGCTGTTCGACTTGATCGATAAGTTCGCCGGCTACGGGTTCAACAAGAGCCATGCCGCGGCCTACGCGCTTGTTGCCTATCAGACCGCGTGGCTGAAGGCACATCACCGCGCCGAATTCTATGCGGCCTCGATGAGCTTCGACACAGCGACGACCGACAAGCTGGCGCTGTTCACGGAGGACATGCGCCGCGGCGGCACCGATTGCCTGCGGCCCGACATTAACGCCAGCCACGCCCATTTCACCGTCGAGGACGGCCCAGAGGGAAACAGCGTGCGCTATGCGCTGGGCGCACTCAAGGGCGTTGGCGAAAAGGCGATGGATGCACTGGTCGAGGAGCGGGCGCGCAAGGGACCGTTCCGAAGCCTCGAGGATTTTGCCGCGCGGGTCGACCCGCGGCTGCTCAACCGCCGGCAGCTCGAAAGTCTTGCCGGGGCGGGCGCGTTCGATTCGATCAACCCCAACCGCCCTGTAGTGTTCACGGCGGCCGAGACGATCCTTGCCCACGCCACCAGTGCGCACGAGCAGCGCGAGAGCGGGCAGGCGGCACTGTTTGGGGGCGCAAGCGAGGAATTGGCGCCGATCCGCTTGCCGCGCGACGCGGCATGGACGCTGGCGCAGCGAATGGCGGCGGAGCGCGAATCCTTCGGCTTCTATTTTTCCGCGCACCCAGTCGACGCGCACAAGCATCTGCTTGCCGCGCACAAGGTTCGGACCTTCGCCGAATTGGGCGAAGTGCGCATTGCCGAAGGGGAGCGGGCGGGCGCATGCATGGCGGCGCTGATCGAAGATGCGCGGTGGCGCACGTCGGCGCGGGGCCGGCGCTACATGATGGTCACCGCAAGCGACCCGTCGGGGCAGTTCCTCGCAACCGCGTTCGACGATGACGTCTGTGCGGCGCTGGAAGCGGCGGCGCGCTCCGGGGCGTGCGGCCTTTTAAGCTGCGAGCTGGATCGCCGCGCCGGGGACGAGGCGCCGCGCGTCACGATCAAGCGTATCCAGCCGCTCGAAGGCCTCGCAAAATCGACGCGGTTGCGCATGACCGTTCGCCTCAACGACGCGGGCGCAGCGCCGGCGTTGGGTGATATTCTGGCGGGCTCACGAGGAGGCAACGGGAGCGTGCGAATCATCGTGTCCATCGCAACGGGGGGCGAAGCGCATATTCTTGCCGGGCGCGACTTCGCGCTCGACGCCGAACTGGCGTTGAAGATCGAGCGCATCGCCGGCGAGGGGAACGTCGACTTGTCCGTGCAGGAACCGCCGAAGCTCGCCCTCGTCGGCTAA
- a CDS encoding cation:proton antiporter → MHGEFSTSGFSDALVILGAAGLVIPAFARLRISPIIGFILIGLLVGPSALGSLSGQYPWLNFITISNPEAIAPFAELGIVLLLFSIGLELSFRRLWSMRRLVFGVGAAELLVSAAIIGLVLYSMGQGTAGAVGLGLALALSSTAIVIPLVGTHTPVGRSALAMLLFEDVALVPIVFALGAMSPAAADAGVGSLLWTMLLGGIVSVAMLFAGRLLLPRLFAQAARTKSPEMFLAACLLVVIVASLVTSGIGFSPILGALIAGIVIAETEYRGEVEVMTAPIRGLGLGIFLITVGMSVDLSFVAANWQKIALALTAVLAIKALVTAILLRLEGAKASVAAETGVLMSSPSETTLIVLGAATTAGLIAADTATFWQIVTALGLTITPLLAKLGRFAGLRVAGHELADQMDATIDNAAHGQVVILGFGRVGRMVADMMDAHAKDYMAIDADADAVGSARKEGYDVIFGDVAHLELLDKLRERDPSAFILTMDNPVLVKRIARDLRDSFPDLPIIARARDAEHAAALYRAGVTDAVPEAVEASLQLSEAALVDLGVAMGPVIASIHEKRDELRAQIKAEADLEVAPSLGRRRARDGQPSAGS, encoded by the coding sequence ATGCATGGCGAATTCAGCACGTCGGGGTTCAGTGATGCGCTGGTGATCCTGGGCGCCGCGGGCCTCGTCATTCCTGCCTTCGCCCGCCTTCGCATCAGCCCGATCATCGGCTTCATCCTGATCGGCCTGCTGGTGGGGCCGTCGGCCCTCGGCTCGCTGTCGGGACAATATCCGTGGCTCAACTTCATCACCATCTCGAATCCCGAAGCGATCGCGCCGTTCGCCGAGCTGGGCATCGTCCTCCTCCTCTTCTCGATCGGGCTCGAGCTGTCGTTCCGGCGCTTGTGGTCAATGCGTCGCCTGGTGTTCGGGGTCGGCGCCGCAGAGCTGCTGGTGTCGGCGGCGATCATCGGCCTGGTGCTGTATTCGATGGGCCAGGGCACCGCCGGTGCGGTTGGCCTGGGCCTTGCGCTTGCCTTGTCCTCCACCGCGATCGTCATTCCCCTGGTGGGCACGCATACGCCGGTCGGCCGGTCGGCACTGGCGATGCTGCTGTTCGAAGACGTAGCCCTTGTTCCGATCGTCTTCGCCCTCGGCGCGATGTCGCCCGCGGCGGCGGATGCCGGCGTCGGATCCCTGCTGTGGACGATGCTGCTGGGTGGCATCGTATCAGTCGCGATGCTGTTTGCCGGTCGGCTGCTCCTGCCGCGGCTGTTCGCCCAGGCGGCACGCACCAAGAGCCCGGAGATGTTCTTGGCCGCTTGCCTGCTTGTCGTGATTGTTGCGAGCCTGGTCACGTCGGGCATCGGATTTTCGCCAATCCTCGGCGCGCTCATCGCCGGAATCGTGATCGCCGAGACCGAGTATCGCGGCGAAGTCGAAGTGATGACCGCGCCGATCCGCGGGCTTGGCCTCGGCATTTTCCTGATCACCGTCGGCATGAGCGTCGACCTGAGTTTCGTCGCCGCCAACTGGCAGAAGATTGCGTTGGCGCTGACCGCGGTCCTCGCCATCAAGGCCTTGGTCACCGCCATCCTCTTGAGGCTCGAGGGCGCGAAGGCGAGCGTCGCCGCGGAGACCGGCGTCCTCATGTCGTCACCGTCGGAAACCACGCTGATCGTCCTTGGGGCGGCGACCACGGCCGGGCTGATTGCCGCGGACACCGCGACCTTCTGGCAAATCGTCACCGCGCTTGGCCTGACCATCACCCCGCTGCTTGCCAAGCTCGGCCGCTTCGCCGGTCTCCGCGTGGCGGGCCATGAGCTTGCCGACCAGATGGACGCGACCATCGACAACGCCGCGCACGGGCAGGTCGTCATCCTCGGCTTCGGCCGGGTCGGGCGGATGGTCGCCGACATGATGGACGCCCATGCCAAGGATTATATGGCGATCGACGCGGATGCCGATGCGGTCGGGTCGGCGCGCAAGGAGGGTTATGACGTCATCTTCGGCGATGTCGCGCACCTCGAACTTCTCGACAAGCTTCGCGAGCGGGACCCCAGCGCCTTCATCCTGACCATGGACAATCCCGTGCTGGTGAAGCGCATCGCCCGCGACTTGCGGGACAGTTTTCCCGACCTGCCGATCATCGCCCGCGCCCGCGACGCCGAGCACGCTGCCGCTCTGTATCGCGCGGGGGTCACCGATGCCGTCCCCGAAGCCGTCGAAGCCTCGCTCCAGCTATCGGAGGCCGCGCTTGTCGATCTCGGCGTGGCGATGGGGCCGGTAATCGCCTCCATCCACGAAAAGCGCGACGAGTTGCGCGCCCAGATCAAGGCCGAGGCCGACCTTGAGGTCGCGCCCAGCCTGGGTCGGCGCCGCGCCCGCGATGGTCAGCCGTCGGCGGGCTCGTAG
- a CDS encoding WD40/YVTN/BNR-like repeat-containing protein, which produces MLMGRYLAVALAIFGAAAQAAPAKSPTAAQLADRTWQTLPTEAYKGKRDDIHFADARTGFYGTGAGDLFRTDDGGRSWTKVWSRKGTFIRALGFVDAKHGFMGNVGDYYPGVTDRVPLYETKDGGASWAPVDLGGVIVEGICAIDVLRIRSIYQGELRDSAVIHAAGRVGGPAKLLRSVDGGRTWSYLDLSAHAGMILDVKFIDARTGFVFAGSNSDIKDSEALILKTTNGGRTWRPVYRSGRKLENSWKGSFVNARTGFATVQTYDPERTQQVIVRTTNGGETWRELPLVSDAKARQFGIGFATEQVGWVGTAAGGFETRDGGRTWKPAPIAKAANKIRVKAADGTPMIVAIGTEVQALSTPSTP; this is translated from the coding sequence ATGCTCATGGGTCGGTATCTTGCGGTTGCCTTGGCAATCTTTGGGGCAGCGGCGCAGGCGGCGCCGGCCAAATCGCCGACCGCGGCGCAGCTTGCCGATCGCACGTGGCAGACGCTCCCGACCGAAGCCTACAAGGGAAAGCGCGACGACATCCACTTTGCCGATGCCCGCACGGGTTTTTACGGCACTGGTGCCGGCGACCTGTTTCGCACCGATGACGGCGGGCGCAGCTGGACCAAGGTGTGGAGCCGCAAAGGCACCTTCATCCGCGCGCTTGGCTTCGTTGATGCCAAGCATGGCTTCATGGGCAATGTCGGCGACTATTACCCGGGCGTGACCGACCGCGTGCCGCTGTACGAGACGAAGGATGGCGGGGCGAGCTGGGCGCCGGTCGACCTAGGCGGCGTCATCGTTGAAGGCATTTGCGCGATCGACGTCCTTCGCATCCGCTCCATCTATCAGGGCGAGCTTCGCGACAGTGCGGTGATCCACGCGGCGGGTCGCGTCGGCGGGCCGGCCAAGCTGCTGCGCTCGGTCGATGGTGGCCGGACGTGGTCGTATCTCGATTTGTCGGCACATGCGGGCATGATTCTCGACGTCAAATTCATCGACGCGCGCACCGGCTTCGTCTTCGCCGGCAGCAATTCCGACATCAAGGACAGCGAAGCGTTGATCCTCAAGACCACCAACGGCGGCCGGACGTGGCGCCCGGTCTATCGATCGGGCCGCAAGCTGGAGAACAGCTGGAAGGGCAGCTTCGTCAATGCCCGCACCGGCTTTGCCACCGTGCAGACCTACGATCCCGAGCGCACGCAGCAGGTGATCGTGCGCACCACCAACGGCGGTGAAACGTGGCGCGAGCTGCCGCTGGTGAGCGACGCCAAGGCGCGCCAGTTCGGGATCGGCTTCGCGACCGAGCAGGTCGGCTGGGTGGGCACCGCGGCCGGGGGTTTCGAAACGCGCGACGGCGGCCGGACCTGGAAGCCTGCGCCGATCGCCAAGGCCGCGAACAAGATCCGCGTCAAGGCGGCCGACGGGACGCCGATGATCGTCGCCATCGGCACCGAGGTTCAGGCGCTGAGCACCCCCTCGACGCCCTGA